From the genome of Biomphalaria glabrata chromosome 1, xgBioGlab47.1, whole genome shotgun sequence, one region includes:
- the LOC106073656 gene encoding MIP18 family protein galla-1-like: MDTSVDAIDQDLDTELKLLQDTIYDLISKIKDPEKPESLEELNVISESGVKLSRLRSGQILAQIEFVPTVPHCNLASIIGLSIRSKLDKYLPEKLKVDIFIKEGTHDTATEINKQINDKERISAAMENPNLQKLVHDCVENEET; the protein is encoded by the exons ATGGATACTTCTGTAGATGCTATAGATCAAGATCTTGATACAGAATTAAAACTTTTGCAAGATACGATTTATG ATCTCATCAGCAAAATTAAAGATCCAGAAAAGCCAGAATCTCTAGAAGAGCTAAATGTTATCTCTGAATCAGGAGTTAAATTGAGTCGCTTACGTAGTGGTCAGATCTTAGCACAAATTGAATTTGTTCCAACTGTTCCACACTGTAACTTAGCTTCTATAATAg gGTTGTCTATTAGATCCAAACTCGACAAATATCTTCCAGAAAAATTAAAG gtggatatttttattaaagaagGAACTCATGATACTGCAACAGAga TCAACAAGCAAATTAATGATAAAGAAAGAATATCAGCTGCAATGGAGAATCCAAATCTCCAAAAACTAGTTCACGACTGTGTAGAAAATGAAGAAACAtaa